The Antedon mediterranea chromosome 11, ecAntMedi1.1, whole genome shotgun sequence genome window below encodes:
- the LOC140062548 gene encoding adipokinetic hormone/corazonin-related peptide receptor variant I-like, with protein MEDDGNTSYYDYENYTVPRNFTNDDIAKIVPLIIIFVISMIGNITILVTLFRNRQQRKSRVNLLIMHLCVADLLVTLIIIPQDVIYTFTIVWYGGMFGCKILKYLSNMALYSNSFIIIVISFDRYAAIITPLSVQKADTRCRIMLQVAWALSFIVSLPNYFIFEELVNYYDPTYVRCASYNFVDAHPRWALVHHFTTLVLSYLLPLIIIVSCYVGIVVKIYKKTFQSNPQLNGGKKTYVTLRRSGTNNIPKARVKAVKLTAAIVVAFIINWTPYFVATTTVELKRNESNMTWLTEQTLFSFAVLNTCMDPLIYGLFSIKFSREFRRCCLCMRRRGHRAKITTQSTMATAMTMRGMSGGSEMLQIGEQSQNTRTEED; from the exons ATGGAGGATGACGGGAATACTTCATATTATGACTATGAAAATTACACCGTTCCAAGAAATTTTACAAATGATGATATTGCGAAAATTGTTCCACTTATCATAATTTTCGTTATATCTATGATCGGAAATATAACGATACTAGTGACGTTATTCCGGAATCGCCAACAGCGGAAATCACGAGTTAATTTATTGATAATGCACCTATGTGTCGCCGACTTGCTTGTTACGTTAATTATCATCCCACAAGACGTTATCTACACATTTACTATCGTTTGGTACGGCGGAATGTTCGGTTGCAAGATCCTAAAGTACTTGTCAAACATGGCGCTCTACTCAAACTCTTtcatcattattgttattagttTTGACCGTTACGCGGCGATTATTACGCCGCTGAGCGTCCAGAAAGCAGATACACGATGCCGCATCATGCTCCAAGTTGCCTGGGCTTTAAGTTTTATTGTTAGCCTACCAAAT TATTTCATATTCGAGGAGTTAGTAAACTATTATGACCCAACATACGTGCGATGTGCCAGTTATAATTTTGTTGATGCGCATCCAAGGTGGGCGCTCGTTCATCACTTCACGACATTAGTTCTCAGTTACCTGTTGCCGTTGATTATCATCGTATCCTGCTACGTAGGAATTGTTGTGAAGATCTACAAGAAAACGTTTCAATCCAATC CGCAATTAAATGGCGGTAAGAAAACGTATGTAACATTACGACGCTCTGGAACAAACAACATACCAAAAGCTCGAGTGAAAGCTGTCAAACTAACCGCTGCCATCGTGGttgcatttattattaactGGACGCCGTACTTTGTTGCCACTACCACCGTAGAACTGAAACGGAACGAGTCCAACATGACATGGCTAACGGAACAAACCCTGTTTAGTTTTGCCGTACTAAACACGTGTATGGACCCGCTTATTTACGGCTTATTCAGCATAAAATTTTCGCGTGAATTTCGAAGATGCTGCTTGTGTATGAGACGCCGAGGACATCGAGCGAAAATAACGACGCAATCGACCATGGCGACGGCGATGACGATGCGCGGCATGTCAGGAGGAAGTGAAATGTTACAAATCGGCGAACAATCACAAAATACTAGAACGGAAGAGGACTGA